The nucleotide window ACCACCGAGTTGTGCCCGAGGCCGGTGTTGGGGCCGAGCAGGAAGAACAGGTTCGGGAACCCGGCGACGGTGATGCCGAGGTGCGTCCGCATCCCCTCGGTCGCCCACTCCTTGCCGAGGTTGCGCCCGTCGCGGCCGACGATCTCCAGGTCGTCGAAGGCGTCGGTGACGTGGAAGCCGGTGCCGTAGATGATGACGTCGGCCTCGTGCTCGACCCCGGCGGCGTCGACGACGCTGTGCTCGCGGACCTCCCGCACGCCGTCGGTCACGACGTCGACGTTGTCGCGGGCCAGCGCCGGGTAGTAGTCGTTGGAGATGAGCACGCGCTTGCAGCCCATCGTGTAGTCCGGGGTGACCTTGCGCCGCAGCTGCGGGTCCTTGATGGCGCGGTCGATGTTGCGCCGGGCGATCCGCTGGCCGAGCTTCATCACCCACGACTGGCCGTTGAAGCCGATCGCGCGGGCTTCGAGCAGCCAGTAGAGCAGGGTGCGGTAGGCGCGCTGGGCCGGCGGGAACGCCTTGAACAGCGCGCGGGCGCGGCCGGACATCTCGTGGTCGGCCTTCGGCATGATCCACGGCGGCGTCCGCTGGAACAGCGTCAGCTCCGCGACCTCGGGCGCGATCTTCGGCACGAACTGGACCGCGCTGGCGCCGGTGCCGATGACCGCCACCTTCTTGCCCGCGAGGTCGACGTCGTGCCGCCACCGCGCGGAGTGGTAGGCCGGGCCCGCGAACCGCTCGATGCCGGGCAGCTCGGGGATCATCGGCAGGTGGAGGGCGCCGACCCCGGCGACCAGCGCGCTCGCGGTGAACTCGTCGCCGCCCCTCGTGGCGACGTGCCACCGGTTCTCCTCGGCGTCCCAGCGGGCGCCGGTCACCTCCTGGCCGAACCGGATGAACCGGCGCAGGTCGTGCTTGTCGGCGACCTCGCGCATGTAGCGCCAGATCTCCGGCTGCGGCGAGTAGGCCCGCGACCAGCCGGGGTTCTGCTCGAAGGAGAACGAGTACATGTGCGACGGGATGTCGCAGGCGCAGCCCGGGTAGCTGTTGTCCCGCCAGGTGCCGCCGACGTCGTGGGCCTTCTCGAGGATGACGAAGTCCTCGCGGCCCTCCTTGCGCAGCTGGATCGCCATGCCGAGACCGGAGAACCCGGTCCCGACGATGACGACCCCGGTCTCCGTGCGGTTGCCCATGACGCCTCCGGGTTCCTGTTACTCGTCGTCCATCTTACTGGGAGTAGGTTACCAGCGGTAGAGTGTGACCCGTGACGACCGCGAAGCGCAAGCGCATGCCCAGGGCCGACCGGATGCGGCAGATGATCGAGGTCGCCGAGCAGGTCTTTTCGACACGCGGCTACGCGGCGGCGTCCATGGACGAGATCGCCGAACTGGTGGGCGTCTCCAAGCCGATGCTCTACGAGTACTTCAACTCGAAGGAAGGCCTGCTGCTGGCCTGCATCCGGGAGTCGCGGGCCGTGCTGCGCGAGGTCACCGAGCAGGCGACCGTCGGCGCGACGGACGCCGAGGACGCGCTGCGGCGCGGCCTGCTGGCCTTCTTCGTCTTCATCCGCGAGCGGCGCCAGGCCTGGTCGCTGCTGCGGCACGAGATGGTGCTGATCGGCACGACGGCCGCCGACGAGGTCGAGGAGACCCGCCGCCAGCAGACCGACCTCATCGCCGCGCTGATGAGCGGCTACTTCGACAGCGGGGACGAACTGCGAGCCGAGGCCGCCGCGGAATTCGTGGTCGGCGCGTGCGAACGGCTCGCGATCTGGTGCGAGCGACACGACGAAGTGAGCCCCGAGACGGCCACCGGATACGCCATGGACGTGCTGTGGAGCGGCTTGCGGAGCCGCGCGCGGTGACGTGCGCGTGCATTAGGCCATGCGGCGACTACTCAGCGCAACCGTGTCCTGTGACACAGAGTTGCTCTACTGTTCCGATGACACGGTAGAAAGTGTGCTGGACTTTCGCGACCTGAGGGAGGGCGAGGGAACCGCGTCACGAAAGCGCGGTGCCCGCGTCACGGTTGTGTAAGGATGTTGGTGAGGGAGAGGGGTGTGAGGCAGATGGTGGAAACGATCACGGCGACGTACGTCCAGGAAGACGCCGACTGGGCCATCAAGGTCAGCGGCCTCGGCAAGGAGCTGACCGCCCGCGCGCCCGGGATCATCGCCGCGCGCGACCGGGCCGACCAGCTGGTCGAGGAGCTCGCCGGCGACGTCAAGACCACGGTGGTGCACCTGCTCAACGGCAGTGCGCTCGACTTCACCAGTGCCTACATGACGGCCCGGCTGACGCTTCCGAAGCTGCCGCCGCTCGAGGTCCCGCCGCCCGGCAGCGTGCCGAAGCAGCAGACCCCGGCCTCGGCGGACAAGAAGCCGCAGCTGCCGCCGAGCAAGCAGCTCCCGAAGGCGGTCGAGGACCGCAAGAGCCCGGCCCCGGCGCCCGCCGCGGAGAGCAAGGCGCCGGCGAAGCAGGCCTGAGCCGCTACTTCAGGAGCTTGCGCACCAGCAGGACCAGCACGAGCACACCCGCACCGATCAGCGGGAACTTCACCTTGGGGTTGTCCAGCTTGGCGCGCACGCCGTCCTTGGCCGCGTCCGCGAGCTTCTTCGGGTCGGCCTTGACGGTCAGCTGGTCGAGCGTCGCCGCCAGAGCGGTCCTAGCCTGCTCGATCTCACGCTCGATCGTCTCGGGATCGCGGGCCACGTGTCCTCCTCGCCGCATGGGACTTCCACGGCCCAACTTAGTCGACCGCCCCGCCGCGTCCGCACGGGCCACGCCGCACCGCTACGCTTCCAGTTGCTGGGGCCCGTAGCCCAATTGGCAGAGGCACACGGTTTAGGTCCGTGCCAGTGAGAGTTCGAGTCTCTCCGGGCCCACCCCCTTCAGCTGCGGAACGTCCGGCGGTAGGTGTCCGGCGGCACCCCGACCGTCCGGTTGAAGTGCCGCCGCAACGTCGTCGCCGTGCCCATGCCGACCGCCTCCGCCACCGCGTCGATGCTCGCGTCGGTGTTCTCCAGCAGCTCCTGCGCGCGCCGGATGCGCTGGTTCAGCAGCCACTGCAACGGCGTCGTGCCCGTCGCTGCCCGGAAATGACGGCCCAGGTGGCGTGAGCTCATGTTCGCCTCGCGCGCCAGGTCCTCCACCGTCAGCGGCCGGTCGAGGCGGGCCGTGATCCACGGGAGCAGCGCGGCCAGCGGGTGGTCGTCGCGGCTCGGGACCGGGGCCGGCACGAACTGGGCCTGGCCGCCCGCCCGGTGCGGGGGCACCACCAGGAGCCGGGCGATCGCGTTGGCCACCGCCGGGCCGTGGTCGGCGCGGACCAGGTGGAGGCACAGGTCCATGGCCGCCGCCTTGCCCGCGGAGGTCAGGACCTGGCCGTTGTCGACGTAGAGCACGTCCGGGTCCACCGTCACCGCCGGGTAGCGGGCGGCGAGGACGTCCGTGTGGGCCCAGTGCGTGGTCGCGCGCAGGCCGTCCAGGAGGCCGGCGGCCGCCAGGACGAACGCGCCCGTGCACAGCGACGCCACCCGGGCACCCCGGGCGTGAGCCGCCCGCACCGCGTCAACCAGGTCGGCAGGCGGGGCGCTGTCGACGTCGGCCCAGCCCGGCACGATCACCGTGTCCGCGCGCGCCAGCCGGTCGAGGCCGTGGTCGGGCTCCAGCAGGAAGCGGCCCACCCGCACCGGGGCCGAGCCGCACACCGCGAAGGCGTACCGCGGATCGTCGCCGAACACCTCGGTGGCGATCGTCAGCTCGAACGACAACATCCCGTCGGTGGCGGCGAGCGCGACAGCGTGCATGTCCGAAAGTGTACGCATCACGTCGTTCCGGACACTGGTGACAGCCCTCGCCGCTCGCCAGGATTACCTCATGACTTCGGTACTGGTTTACGGCGCTTACGGGCACACTGGCCGCTTCGTGGTGGCTGAACTGCGGGAACGCGGCTACGACGTCGTCCTTTCCGGACGGAACGCGGCGAAGCTGCCGGGCGGGCGGCCGACCCCGGTCGACGACCCGGCGGCCCTCGACCGCGCCTTCGACGGCGTCGACGCGGTGATCAACTGCGCCGGCCCGTTCGCCGAAACGGCACCCCCGATCATCGAGGCGGCCATCCGCGCCGGCGTCCCATACGTCGACGTCGCCGCCGAGATCGAGGCGAACATCGACACCCTCGCGCTGACCGCCGACACCGCGGTGGTGCCCGCGATGGCGTTCTTCGGCGGTCTGGCCGACCTGATGGCGACGGCGGCGCTGGGCGACCGGACGGCGGCCGACGAGGTGCACGTCGCCTACGGGCTCAGCGGCTGGCGCCCGACGGCGGGCACCCTCGCCGCCGGCCGGGTGTCCCGGGAACGCCGTGGCAGCAAGCGGATCCGGTACGCGGGCGGCCGGCTGGAGCACCGCGACGACGCCCTGCCGACGAGCGAGTGGGCGTTCCCCGAGCCGCTCGGCACCCGGCCCGTCTTCGGCGAGTTCTCGATGGCGGACATCGTCACGATCCCGCGGCACCTGCGGGTCCGCGACGTCACCAGCTACATGACCGTCGACGCGGCCCAGGGCCTCGCGGCGGCCGGCGAGCGCGACGCGGCCGAGACGTTCGTGGTCGACGTCGTCGTGCGAACCGGGGACGAAGAACGCCGGATCGTCGCGCGCGGCGAAGACATCTACGCGGTGAGCGCGCCGCTCGCGGTGGAGGCGGTGGACCGGATCCTGACCGGGCGGACGAAGGTGAAGGGCGTCGCGACGGCGGGCGAGATGTTCGACGCGGCCGACTTCCTGCGGGCGCTGGCGCCGCACATCACGGTGGAGCACCGGTAGCGGATGCCGCTGTGCAGCGCGGCGGGTACACAGTGGACGGTGCGCCGGGCCCGGACGTCCGATCCGTTCAAGACGCCCCGCCGCGCCGGGTGCGACGCTGGTGGCATGTCCGTGAACCTTCCCGCGGCGGCGGCCTTCCTGGCGACGCACGCCCGCCTCCTCGACCGGCGCCGGTTCGAACTGCTCGACGGCGCGACGACCACCGACGCGGTGCTGGCCGCCGTCGACGGCTACCGCAACCCCGACGGCGGCTACGGCTGGGGCCTCGAGCCGGACCTGCGGGCCCCGGAAAGCCAGCCCGGCGGTGCCCTTCACGCCTTCGAGGTGTTCGAGGAGATCGCCCCGGCCACGACACCGCACGCCGCGCGGCTCTGCGACTGGCTGGCCGCCGCGTCCCGGCCCGACGGTGGCCTGCCGTTCGCGCTGCCCGTCGCGGACCCGGCCGGCTGCGCGCCCTTCTGGGTCCAGGCCGATCCGGCGGAGGCGACGCTGCAGAGCACCGCGTTCACCGCCGGCGTGGCCCTGCGCGTCGCCCGGCACGACCGGGCCGTGCGCGAGCACCCGTGGCTGGCCGCGGCCACGCGGTACTGCTTCCGCGCCATCCGGGAGCTTTCCGCGCCGCCGCACGCGATCGCGTTGTCCTTCGCGGTGCAGTTCGCCGACGCGGCGCACGATCTCCACGAGGAGGCGGCGGAGCTCCTCGCGCACCTCGCCGCGTTCCTCCCGGCCGACGGCCTGGTCCCGGTCGAGGGCGGCTCGGCGGGCGAGACGCTCCGCGCCCTGGACTTCGCCCCGCTGCCGGACCGCCCGGCGCGCGCGTTGTTCGACGACGACGTCATCGACGCCGAACTGCGGCGGCTCGCGGACGAGCAGCAGGACGACGGCGGCTGGCGAGTGGATTTCGCGAGCTTCTCGCCCGCGGCGGCGCTCGAGTGGCGCGGTTACGCGACCGTCCGGGCGGTGTCGGTCCTGCGCCGGCACGACCTGGCCTGAGGTTCTACACGAGCGGCGCCGAGGTTCACCCGACAGTGGCGTGTCTTGAGTGGACGGCCGCCCGCGGCTTCCGGCGTTCGTGCCCGAACGCGTACTGTGACGGTGCAAAAAACCGAACCGGCCCGGAGGTGGAGCATGGCGTCGCGCAACCCGTTGCGCTGGGTCGCCCGCTGGGCGGACTGGTTCGAGGAACGCGGCGTGTACGCGCCCGGCGAGGAGAGCCGCGCGGTCGACCCGGTCCGGGATTTCGGCTGGCTGATGACGGCGTGGGTGGCCGGCGTCGCGATCTTCATCCTGTTGTTCGCGCTCGCGGTTTAAGTGGCATGTGGGCAGTGATTGTCACCAGCCGTGCCGTTCCGGTCACGGATTGGCCACGGGGTGGCACCAGGTGCGCGACAACCCCCGGTTGCGCCTCGTAACCACGCGCGATCACGGCCAGAGTGGAGCGGGTTCGCCCGGCAATCCCCCGTTGCCGACGGCACCCGACCCGCCGACTGGAGTACCCGCAATGGCGCTCGCGCGCACCCGCAAGATCATGTTCGCCGCAGGACTGCTCGGCCTGGCGGTGGCGTGCGGGGCCCCCTCGGCACACGAAGGCACCGCGGCGCTCGGCGCGGCCGGCTCCCCCGCGGGCGCCGGCGCCTCGGCCTCCCCCGTGGGCAACGACCTCAAGTTCGGCGCCGACCACCGGTTCGCCAGTGGCCTGACCATCTCGGTCGGCTCCCCGCAGTCGTTCCGGCCCAGCCCGTCGGCGTACCCGCAGAGCCCGCGCGGCGCGGCCTTCGACGTCCAGCTGACCAACGACGGCTCGACGACGTACAAGCTTTCGGGACTCAACGTCACGGCCACCGCGGGCGGCACGAGTGTCAAGCAGGTCGTGGACACCACCCAGGGCTTCACCGGCATCACCGACGCGGGCAAGGACGTGCTGCCGGGCCGCTCGGTGCACATCACGCTGGCGTTCGCGGTCCCGCGCGAGCAGACGCAGCTGCGCCTGCAGATCCGACCGAGCACGACCGAAGGTGTCGCTGTCACCTACTGCGGCCCCGCCTGACGTTAGGCTCGGGGGCATGACAGAGCGCCTCTCCCCGGGTGACGAAGCCCCGGACTTCACCCTGCCCGACAGCGAGGGCAAGGACGTGTCGCTGCGCGACTTCCGCGGCCAGTCCGTGGTGGTGTACTTCTACCCGGCGGCGAGCACCCCGGGCTGCACCAAGCAGGCCTGCGACTTCCGCGACAACCTCGCCGAGCTGAACGACGCCGGCTACCAGGTCATCGGCATCTCGCCGGACAAGCAGGCCAAGCTCGCGAAGTTCGTCGAGAAGGAAGGCCTGACCTTCCCGCTGCTGGGCGACCCCGAGAAGACGGTCATCGAGGCGTGGGGCGCATACGGCGAGAAGAAGAACTACGGCAAGACGTACATGGGCGTGATCCGTTCGACGCTCGTCGTCGACGCCGACGGCAAGATCGCCCACGCCTTCTACAACGTCCGCGCGGCCGGCCACGTGGCGAAGCTGATCCGGGACCTCGGCCTGGCTGCTTGACGCCCGGACGCGGCCGGCGGGCCGGCGCTGAAGGGGCTAAGCCAGCTCCCGCAGCGCCGGCACCAGCAGCCGCAAAGCCAGGCCCCGGTGCGAAACCGCGTCCTTCTCCGCCGGCTCCATCTCCGCCGACGTCCGGTTCTCCCCGTCCGGCCGGAAGATCGGGTCGTAGCCGAACCCGTTCACCCCGTGCCGTTCGCGCACGAGCGTGCCCCGCCACTCGCCGCGGACCACCGTCTCCTCGCCCGACGGCAGCACCAGCGCCGCCGCGCAGACGAACTGGGCTCCGCGGCGCTCGTCCGGCACGTCACGCAGCTGAGCCAGCACCAGGTCGAGGTTGGCCTCGTCGTCGCCGTGCCGCCCGGACCACCGGGCCGACAGCACTCCCGGCATGCCGTTCAGCGCATCGACCGCAATCCCGGAGTCGTCGGCGATCGTCGGCAGCCCGGTCGCAGCGACCGCGTCGCGCGCCTTCGCCACCGCGTTGCCCTCGAAGTCCGGCGCGGTCTCGGGCGCCTCGGGAAAGTCGGGCACGTCGGCCAGGCCGATGACCTCGAGGCCCGTAAGCCCCTCCGCCGCAACGATCCGCCGAAGCTCGCCGAGCTTCTTCGCGTTGCGGGTGGCCAGAAGCAGCTTCGTCACTTCGAGCCCTTCTTCTTGTCCGGACGCGGCTCCGGCAGCTCGCCCGGGTACGGCAGCGCCAGTGCCTCGTTCTGCAGCCGCGTCAGTTCCGCGCAGCCCGCCAGCGCCATGTCCAGCATCGTGTCCAAAGTGGACCGTGCGAAGGTGGCGCCCTCGCCGGTGCCCTGGACCTCGATCAGCGTGCCCGCGTCGGTCGCCACCACGTTCATGTCGACCTCGGCGCGCGAGTCCTCCTCGTACGGCAGGTCCAGCCGGACCCGGCCGTCGACCACGCCGACGCTCACCGCCGCCACCGAGGACGACAGCGGCTGCGGGTCGTTGAGCCGGTTCGCCGCGCCCAGCCACGTGATCGCGTCCGCCAGTGCCACGTACCCGCCGGTCACCGCGGCCGTGCGGGTGCCGCCGTCGGCCTGGATGACGTCACAGTCGATGACGATCGTGTTCTCGCCCAGCGCCGCCAGGTCGATGCAGGCCCGCAGCGACCGGCCGATCAATCGCGAGATCTCGTGCGTGCGGCCGCCGATGCGACCTTTCACCGACTCGCGGTCACCGCGGGTGTTGGTCGCCGACGGCAGCATCGCGTACTCGGCCGTCACCCAGCCGAGGCCCGAGCCGGCCCGCCAGCGCGGCACGCCTTCGGTGACGCTCGCCGCGCACAGCACCCGCGTGTTGCCGAATTCGATCAGCACCGACCCCGCCGGCCACTGCTGGAACCCCCGGGTGATCTTGATGTCGCGGAGCTGGTCGTCGGTCCTGCCATCTTTACGAGCCACAGGTGCACTCTATGACCGCCGTTCAGACGTCGTAGACGGCACCCTGCTTGACGACCTCGGCACCGGGGAAGCCGGCCGAGGCCTCGGCCAGCACCGCGCCGGCGTCGGTCCACGGCGCGATGTGCGTCAGCAGCAGCCGCCCGACACCGGCGTCGCGCGCCAGCTCGCCGGCCTGCTTGCCGGACAGGTGCACCCCCGCCGGCCGCTCCGCCGAGTCCGTCCAGGACGCCTCGGCGAGCAGCAGGTCGACGCCGTCGGCGAGCTCGTTCAGCGCCGAGCACGGCCCGGTGTCGCCGGTGAACGCCAGGATCCGGCCGCCGTAGGCGATCCGCAGGCCGTACGCCGGGGTCGGGTGGTCGACCTCGACCGCGACGACCTCGAACGGCCCGATCCGGAACGGCTCCGGCCGCAGCGGGCGGAAGTCGTAGACGTCGGAGAGGTCCGTGACGGCCCGCTCGGTCTCGTTGGGCGCGTACGCGTTCGCCAGCCGCGTCGGGGCGTCCGGCGGCGCGTACAGCGGCAGCAGCCGCGGGCGCGCCGGGTACGGCGGCGCCGGGTGGTAGCGCCGCAGGACGGTGAGCGCGCTGACGTCGGCGCAGTGGTCGGGGTGCAGGTGCGTGAGCACGAGCGCGTCCAGGTCGAACGGGTCGGCCACGGCCTGCAGCTGCGCGAGCGTACCGTTGCCGAGTTCGAGGCCGAGCAGGAAGCCCTCGGCCTCGACCAGGTAACCGGACGCGGCGGCGTTCGGCCCGGGGATGCTGCCGGAGCACCCGAGGATGGTCAGTCGCACGACGACACCCTAAGCGTCCACCGCCGCGATCACGCGGTGGTGGGAGCGAGGACACCCGGGGCGAACCCCATGAACCGCTGGGCGAGCCGGGTGAACGGCTCGGCCGACCCGGTGGCGACGAACTCGTGGCGCGGCGCGGTGTCGCGGGTGGCCAGCAGGTCGCGCTCGGTGAGCACCCGGACGAGGTCCTTGGCGGTCTCGTCGGCGCTGCTCACCAGGGTGACTTCCTGGCCCATCACGATCTGCAGCACACCCTGCAGCAGGGGGTAGTGCGTGCAGCCGAGCACGAGCGTGTCGACCTGGGCGTCGAGCAGCGGCTGGAGGTAGCCCTGCGCGAGCCCGAGCACCTGGCGCCCGGTCGTGATGCCGCGCTCGACGAAGTCGACGAACCGCGGGCAGGCGACGCTGGTGAGCGTGATGTCCGGCGCGGCGGCGAAGGCGTCCTCGTAGGCTCGCGACCGCACGGTGCCCTCGGTGCCGATCACGCCGACCCGGCGGGTGTGCGTCGCCACGACGGCGCGGCGCGCGGCGGGCAGCACAACCTCGATCACCGGGACGTCGTAGCGCTCGCGGGCGTCGCGCAGGCAGGCCGCGGACGCCGTGTTGCAGGCGATCACCAAGGCCTTCACGCCGCTCTCCACCAGCTCGTCGAGCGCCGCGAGGGCGTAGCTGCGGGCGGTGGCGATCGGGAGCGGGCCGTACGGGTTGTGCGCCGTGTCGCCGACGTAGCGGAGCTGCTCGGCGGGGAGCTGCTCGAGGATGGCCCTCGCGACCGTCAGCCCGCCGACGCCGGAATCGAACACGCCGATCGGGGCATCAGCGGGCGGAGACGTCACGCTTCGAGGTTACCCGGGGCGGCCTTGCCCGACCGGCGGGTGGTCAGCCAGGCCGCCAGGACACCGGCCAGCGCGCCGAAGAGGTGGCCCTGCCAGGAGACGCCGGGGTTGCCCGGCAGCAGCCCGGCCAGCATGCCGCTCCACACGCCGAGCAGGACGACGGCGACCACGATCTGCCCGGCCGCGCGGTTGAAGAGGCCGCGGACCAGCAGGTAGGCGAGCCAGCCGAAGGCCAGCCCGGACGCGCCGACGGTGACGCCGTCCGCAGGCCCGATCAGCCAGACGCCCAGCCCGGACACCACCCAGATGATGGCCGTGACCAGCGCGAACCGGCCGATCCCGGCGGCCATCGCGAGGAACGAGAACACCAGCACCGGGACGGTGTTCGCGAACAGGTGCGACCAGCCGGCGTGCAGGACGGGGGCGAACAGGACGCCGTCCAGCCCGGACAGCGCCCGGGAATGGATACCGCCCTGGTCGAGGTCGCCGGGCAGGATCACGTCGACCAGCTCGACCAGGTACAGCAGGAGGGTGAACGACAGCGCGACGATCGCGGCCGCCACCGGTTTCGGCGGCAGCACGCGCTTCGCGACGTCGGTTTCCGGGGCGGGGTTCACAGTGCTCACGTCTTCGAGGCTACGTCCGGCCACGGCCCCTTCACCTCGGGTGAAATCCCTGATCCGCGAGTTTTGTCGGTGGTGGCCGCTAGCTTGTCGGGCATGGACGTCACCGGTTATCTCGCGCGGCTCGGCCTCGATCCCGAACCGCCGAGCCTGGCAGCGCTGCGGCGCCTGCACGCGGCCCACGTGGAGCGCGTGCCGTACGAGGCATTGGAGACCCAGCTCGGGCGGCCGACCCCGCTCGAGCCGCCGGCGTCGCTGGCGCGGATCCTGCGGGGCCGCGGCGGCTACTGCTATCACCTGAACGGGGCGTTCTCGGCGCTGCTGCACGCACTCGGCTACCAGGTCACGCGCCATCTCGGCGGGGTGCAGGGCAGTGCGGCGGACGCGCCGAACGTCGACCGCAACCACCTGGCGCTGACGGTCACCGGGCTGCCGGACGCCCCGGAGGTGGCGTGGCTGGTCGACGTGGGGCTCGGAGACGGCCCGCACGAGCCGCTCCCCCTCCGGGAAGGCACCTACGTGCAGGGCCCGCACACCTACCGGCTGCGCCCGTCGGAGGTGGCGCCGGGCGGCTGGCGGTTCGAGCACGACCCCGCGGGCAGCTTCACCGGCATGGACTTCGCGCCCGGCGTCGCGGAGATGGCGGACTTCGCGGAGAAGCACGCCTGGCTGTCGACGGCCCCCGAGTCGGGGTTCGTCCGGGTCTGCGTGGTGCAACGGCGGGACGCGGAGGGGGTCGACAGCCTGCGGGCACGCACCCTCGACCGCCACGGCGTCAAGGAGCTGATCGAGTCACCCGGCGAGTGGTGGGCGGCCGCGGGTGACGTGTTCGGCATCCCGGCGGCGCAGTTCACGGCGGCGGAGCGCGAGCGGCTGTGGCGGCAGTGCGTCGCCCAGCACGAGGCTCACGTCGGCGGCAGGGGCAGCGAGGTGGTGCCGAGCGCGTAGTCCACCGCCGCCTCGGCGTGCAGGCGCGTCGTGGGGAAGGTCGGCACCGGGGCGTCCTCGGGGCCGACGAGCAGCTCGATCTCGGTGCAGCCGTAGATGACGCCCTCGGCGCCCGCGCCGGCCAGCCGCGCGATCACGCCGCGGTACGCCGCTCGTGAGCGGTCTTCGACGACGCCGAGCACCAGCTCGTCGTAGATGATCCGGTGCACGAGCTCGCGGTCCTCGGGCTCCGGCACGAGCACGTCGAGGCCGTGCGCGGCGAGGCGGTCGCGGTAAAAGGGCTGCCCCATGGTGAACCCGGTGCCGAGCAGCCCGACGCGGCGGATCCCGGCGGCCCTGACGGCCGCGGCGGTCGTGTCGCCGAGGTGCAGCAGCGGGATGCCGAGGCCGTCTTCGAGCTGCGCGGCGACCTTGTGCATGGTGTTGGTGCAGAGCACGACGAAGTCGGCGCCCGCGGCCTCGAGCGCCTTGGCGGCCCGGTTCAGCTCGGCGCCGGCCTCGTCCCAGCGGCCGTCGGCCTGCAGCCGCTCGATGGCGGCGAAGTCGACGGAGTAGAGCACAGTGTGCGCGGAGTGGAACCCGCCGAGAAGGGCTTTCACCCGCTCGTTGACGAGCCGGTAGTACTCCGCGGACGACTCCCAGCTCATCCCGCCGAGCAACCCGATGACCTTCATGCCATCAGGATGCCTAAGCCCAGAGCTGCCCGTCGAGCCGCTCGGCCGCCTCGTCCAGCGAGCCCGCGTAGGCGCCCGTCGAGAGGTACTTCCACCCGGCGTCCGCGACGACGAACGCGACATCCGCCTGCTCGCCGCGCGCCGCGGCCTTCTCGGCCACCGCCAGCGCCGCGTGCAGCACCGCGCCCGTCGAGATGCCCGCGAAGATGCCTTCGTGCTCCAGCAGCTCGCGGGTGCGGCGCAGGGCGTCGTACGCGCCCACGGAGTAGCGCCCGTTGAGCACCGAAGCGTCATACAGCTCCGGCACGAACCCTTCGTCGAGGTTGCGCAGGCCGTACACCAGCTCG belongs to Amycolatopsis tolypomycina and includes:
- a CDS encoding aspartate/glutamate racemase family protein; its protein translation is MKVIGLLGGMSWESSAEYYRLVNERVKALLGGFHSAHTVLYSVDFAAIERLQADGRWDEAGAELNRAAKALEAAGADFVVLCTNTMHKVAAQLEDGLGIPLLHLGDTTAAAVRAAGIRRVGLLGTGFTMGQPFYRDRLAAHGLDVLVPEPEDRELVHRIIYDELVLGVVEDRSRAAYRGVIARLAGAGAEGVIYGCTEIELLVGPEDAPVPTFPTTRLHAEAAVDYALGTTSLPLPPT
- a CDS encoding rhomboid family intramembrane serine protease translates to MSTVNPAPETDVAKRVLPPKPVAAAIVALSFTLLLYLVELVDVILPGDLDQGGIHSRALSGLDGVLFAPVLHAGWSHLFANTVPVLVFSFLAMAAGIGRFALVTAIIWVVSGLGVWLIGPADGVTVGASGLAFGWLAYLLVRGLFNRAAGQIVVAVVLLGVWSGMLAGLLPGNPGVSWQGHLFGALAGVLAAWLTTRRSGKAAPGNLEA
- the murI gene encoding glutamate racemase; translation: MTSPPADAPIGVFDSGVGGLTVARAILEQLPAEQLRYVGDTAHNPYGPLPIATARSYALAALDELVESGVKALVIACNTASAACLRDARERYDVPVIEVVLPAARRAVVATHTRRVGVIGTEGTVRSRAYEDAFAAAPDITLTSVACPRFVDFVERGITTGRQVLGLAQGYLQPLLDAQVDTLVLGCTHYPLLQGVLQIVMGQEVTLVSSADETAKDLVRVLTERDLLATRDTAPRHEFVATGSAEPFTRLAQRFMGFAPGVLAPTTA
- a CDS encoding arylamine N-acetyltransferase family protein, whose product is MSGMDVTGYLARLGLDPEPPSLAALRRLHAAHVERVPYEALETQLGRPTPLEPPASLARILRGRGGYCYHLNGAFSALLHALGYQVTRHLGGVQGSAADAPNVDRNHLALTVTGLPDAPEVAWLVDVGLGDGPHEPLPLREGTYVQGPHTYRLRPSEVAPGGWRFEHDPAGSFTGMDFAPGVAEMADFAEKHAWLSTAPESGFVRVCVVQRRDAEGVDSLRARTLDRHGVKELIESPGEWWAAAGDVFGIPAAQFTAAERERLWRQCVAQHEAHVGGRGSEVVPSA